The genomic region AAGTTTTGTCCTCGTTGCAACTTCTGCAAAAACCTGAGAGGCAAAACATGAgaccaaaaaaaagagagaccacaGATCGCTCACTGCTTCACATGAAGCTTGTAACTGACCCAGAGGAGCACATCAATATTTTCATTGGCTGTTCTTATCTCATATCTCTGTTTTTTCGGGCTGCACAGCACAGAGAGGGACGtgtgtaaataaaagaaaactaatattttgaaaatgaagaagACATTCAATACACATGGCTCTTCCAAAGCATCTCTTTACGACTAACAGATCAAATGTCTTATGGAAATATGTCAAGGAATGCAGTTTTTATTGAGTGAGACTAAAAATAGACCCActgtttattctttttcagGGTCCCCTTCCAAATACATGTGGTCACTTCTGGGAGATGGTGTGGGAGCAGAGGACTCGTGGTGTGGTGATGCTGAACAGAGTCATTGAGAAAGGATCTGTAAGcagtgctctgctctctgtacaGTGTACCTCTTCAGTGTTGTTACTATGTTGGAAGCTGTTGTTGCTTCTTTAGTAACactgctttctttttctgttctctTCATCTGACTGAAGATTAAATGTGCGCAGTATTGGccacacagagaagagagagatgcTATCTTTGAAGATACCAATTTCAAGCTCACTCTTGTCTCAGAAGACATCAAATCTTACTACACAGTCCGGCAGCTGGAGCTAGAGAACCTTTGTGTAAGTCTTCTTCTCaagagcttcttttttttaatctctgtttgtaaaagtagaATTTGTTTAAGATGATATTTCCTCTGATCTTCCTTCACAGACTCAAGAGACTCGTgagattttacattttcactaCACCACCTGGCCTGACTTTGGGGTACCAGAGTCTCCTGCCTCCTTTCTTAACTTCCTGTTCAAGGTGCGAGAGTCAGGGTGTCTAAACTCAGATCAGGGACCAGTGGTGGTCCACTGCAGCGCTGGCATCGGACGTTCTGGGACTTTCTGTCTTGTGGATACCTGCCTCTTACTGGTTTGTAGACATCATTGTCCCAGAGAGTTCATCATGAGGGGGAGTGAAGTACCAGACTGTGGTGCTGAGACAGCTAAAACGTGTCTTTCATATTTCTTGTAGATGTCCATGCGTAAGGATCAGTCTTCGGTGCGTATCCGTGATGTCCTGCTGGAGATGCGACGCCATCGAATGGGTTTGATTCAGACTGCAGATCAGCTTCGCTTCTCCTACCTCGCTGTCATTGAAGGTGCCAAGTACATCAAAGGAGATACATCGCTTCAGGTCAGTCCTTCCTCTGCTCACCTGGTGTTCCCTCTTGTTATATtaagaacaaaaatatattagCTCTGGGTACAAATTTGCGTATCTACcaggttgttttatttgatataACGTGTTTGCAAACACTCAAAaggattttgtttatttttttttaaggagtCATGGAAAGAGCTCTCGAACGAGGAAGACGATCCTCCAGAgttcacccctcctcctcctcttcctcctcccagaGACCCTCTCAACGGGAAGGTTGAGCCATCCTTTTTCCCCCCAAATGATGAGATCATCCAGCAGATGGACATCCGCAGTCTGGGGTAATCATGTAATCATATTGCTTTTGAGAACTTGCTTCAGTGTAAACTCGTTAGTTCAAAGTATGTTTTCCTGAGAACAGAACGACATTCTGCTGAGTCGGCATACCGCATGTTACATCGCCTGGACATGGAAACCAATTTAAAGCACAGGCAGCAGATCTGACATTCAACTGACATCAGCTAAATATCAAGTGACAACACTGCAATGCCTTTTCTGTTAATATTCAGGCGTTAAAACAATTGGTTCATTAATCTGTTATCTACCATGGTGATGATTTCTGTTTTATGCTGCTCAGATATGTGGACGTTGTGTGTaggtcttaaggctgatttatacttctgcgttgaatcaacggcgtaccctacgccgggggtccgcgtagctcccgtacctatgccgaggcctacgcacgtagctgacgtgcacctcctccaaaatgtaactccccgtagagccgacgcggaccgcaagctctgtgattggtccgcttggcggctttgtgtttcccgcatttacaacacttccgggatcccggacatcggccgcacatcggccgtgaatttcatctcctcctctctattcttcatgtaatcatgtctgtatgataaacagcaacatgtatcatctgtagattaacataacatgctctgaaactctgtggaaaagtaaacagagatcgtagcgggaccggaagcagacggccggctatcagagagaccacactgccctcaggcgtttcggcggagaattgctgcgcgacacggacacatcgacgcacaagtatgtggtgctcatgtctgcgtcagcccctgctgcgtaggggagacgcagaagtataaatcagccttaagggtgGAAATCACTTCGTTATCAAGGTACTGAGTCTGTCTGTTTGAGGTGTTGTGCAATCAACTGCCCATCCAGTTTTAAACTTTCTGTTTAGGATAAATATATTGCACCATTTCAACTTTGACATACTGGTGAGAAGAGATTTCAGTAACTATTAAAACAGTTATTAGGAAACATCTGGAGTGATGTCTGATTCACACTGGAAGTCACTGTAGCTTCAGGAGCTGGACCTCCATATCTATTATCGTCTCAGTAAGtcttgaccaagcggcaacctccggtcctaaaatatgaagcccatgcggaagtgctaaaaactgcatttctttgagcgtccgcttgaggctggctgcagaaacatcggaatccacaaacacaccaattcaaaaaagacgatctttgcagaaataataaacatgtttacagcctggttcaaaaaacgtttTAAGTCTGagttgctaatttctctatcggcacacactgtacggggggggtgaattttttaataacgcagaagattacgagttttgcccatttaaggacatggctgacatgactgacaggtggtcaccctgtagctgttagcaaaaggttaaaggtccgcctccttacctcacactagctcagatgaAGTAAGTTTGAGTTccgcttttccaatatggccccccCCGCCGATCAGCTTtaaaacagcgtttcagaaacagatgggtgacgtcacggatactacgtccattttctatacagtccatggtctTGAAAGaactgttgtttatttgtgaaATCTTATGAAGGGAGTTACGTGTTTCAGTGTTGACAGCAGGGGTGTGTTTGTTTAGTCGACTTAACGTTAAACGTTGTCACCGTTtctagtcagcaccagaattactagctcgttaaataattaatattgttattgtaTGTTAGCTGTATGTTAGTGGCCactgccataatgctacaaACAATCCTTTAGTACCcgtatgtaaacaaacacagataacaCAAGGTATCTCGTAGCGTAGTGCATTTTGCAGTATCTTGATCTGGTGTATGGAGATAACGTTGTAAGTAGGCTTTGTCAAGACTAACATGCTTGTAACCATTCGACCAAAAGCATGAAAAACTAGCACATGcattgtctgtgaaggttctcagtcatcccggtcatggtaatccaaagcttgatccgtaaggcaactggactggtagaaattcttgaagacgtttcacctatcctccgaaaggcttcttcagttctgaccagactggggaagagctagaaaatccTGTGGGACTACCTGGACACACTCACGACTGTTAGAAGCTTAtgttttctagctcttccccagtctggtcagaactgaagaagcctgtCGGAGGataggtgaaacgtcttcaagaatttctaccagtccagttgccttacggatcaagctttggaataGCACATGCATTGTTTTTCGTGACTGTGTTCTTACCTTTGGACTAGTCTGTTAGTCATAATTAAAATTTCTGTTTACCACTAGAAAACTCATTTCTTTGGAACATCCGTAGTTTATAGTCTTCATGCAGCTAAGAGGGAGAGCAAAACGTCAAATAAGGCTAACAGTGTGTTTCGCAATCTTAAGGTTTGTGGTGTTATTTCAGTGAAATGCAAATTGAAGAACTCATTGTTCATAATATTGAGCATCACGTGTCAGATGTGTCAGTCATACCCCACAAAACTTACTGAACCACATATCAGTAACCTACATTGGTGTAgtctgttagcttctgttagctcTCTGCGTTCTTGCGCTTGGCAGCTGAATGATGTAAATATTTATTAACGACTATTCTTTGGCCAGGAGCCGGCCTGTTTGAATTCTGTTCAAAGGTAAAAACACATTATGAGCAGGcttcattttctgaaagtgaTCTGTGTATTTTTCAGTCCATCCTCCTAAACTGTGATTCCTCATGGTGACATTAAGGCCTCGCTCTGTCTCTATCAGGTCGTCACAAGAGAAAGACCTGCGAAAGAGGAACATTACTACGCCCCACCCTCCTCCTGACGATGCAAGCCAGCTCGACGGTCAAGTGGGAACCCAAGATCAAACCTCAAAAGCTACGACCAAACCCCAGCAGCAGCTCAAGTCTGAGGATCAGGAGGAGCCCGAGGCAGCAGAGCAGCCAAGGGAAAGACCTCCTGTGCCGGATACCTGGTCCCCTCTACTAACCAACGTGTGCCTGTGCACGGCGCTGGCTCTCAGCGCTTACGTCTGTTATCGAGCCTATTTCCACTGATGTCTGTCCCTCTGACTCGTTCTCCTTTCTCACTGTCTCTCCACTGATGTCGCAAAGTGGACTAGGTTGATCAATCGGCCTGCTTTGACTTGTGCGAGTGGGAGAATCATTTGGACTTTTCAGCTtcacttgtttgttttacaAAAAGCAGTGCAAGGGGTCGTCTGGTCGGAGTTAGATATCTGCCGATTacccactttaactgtttttCAAGAAGTCATCTTGGACGCTCAGggccttgttttttttcaggtgtCACATCCCAAATACGTGTGCTGACCTAAAAACAGACTCAACAGAGAGTATGAATCAACAGAGAGTATGAATCAACAGAGAGTATGTATCAACAGAGAGGATGTATGGCAGTCTGTAGGGGGAGAGGTTTGTTTTACCCATTGAACCATGAGAAAGAGTCCGTCAGctcttttaaaatgctttttatCCCCTCTCTTATTTACTAAATGTGTTCTTCCATTTCAGCCTTTACTAAGGCGTCCGTTGGGATTTCACTTTCCTCTGCCAACACAACCAGAAAATGAAGAAGCCAGATTTTTCAACCAGCCAGTTTGAAAATATGCCAGTAAGGGAGacacttttgaaaaatggttTGTTTCTCTCCAAAAAATGAATCAATATGAAAACCCTGAAGCAGGATGAGTTATGTGGGTAGTGAGCCTGAGCCCACAGGACGAGAGACACATGGAGTTAATTATTCTGTCCTCACTTGTGGTCTATGTAGGGCTgcaggaggcatgctagttgagtacatacaatacaatacagtatgtgtgtgatttgtgtgtttgtgtatgtgtgagtggtATGCAGTGGAGCTCTCTGATGAAGGTTAAGTTAAATTTACTCTATGGGAATATAAATATAACCTTTTACAGTTCATCAAATGTGAGATGAAGACCAGGATAACTGATCCCTGTGTGTTTGAGCTCCCGCCTGAAACCGTGGAGCAGAAAAGtctttctaaaaacaaataggtgcagagacagacagggtgGCGTGTCTCCTTCACAGATCACCTCCCATTCTCAAAATCAACTCTGGAGTGATCtgcagactttttaaaacacaacacctggctttgtttctctttttttgacaCAATGGATAAACGTATGTGAAGGTTTTTGATGCCAAAAAGTGTAAAACATGACCTGAATGcattgtaatgtaatgtattgTAAAATGTGTTCGGTCATgagagttacacacacacaggaaagcCAGCTTAATGGAACACAAAGTAGCACCCTCTCTCTAGTAACACCCAACTCTTTTCGCCAGCAATACAAACACTTGTTAATGTGTCACCCTTTACTCTACCAAACTCAGTTTGAACAGGAATTTCAGACAAACCAAAAATCAAACACCAGCACAGGGATGAAAATAAAACCTGAAGTAATGATGCGTTGTTTCATGGCGTGGCCCTGAGCTGGAGATATTGTtttctatgatttttttttaaagcatgctGCATTTGTGATCAACAGGTTTGTCCTAAAAGAGATTAGCTGAGCTGCTAGCATTCAGTTTACCTTTGTGACTCGACGGTGAGTCTGACAGCTGTACCTTTCTTTAGAATGTATAAATGTCCTCTGCAGGGACAAACTCTtattagatataaatatatatatttttttcaaatcaggtTTCAGTGTGCtgagtttttcttttgttttctttaattcagCTTTAACAAGGGATTAAATCTCAGCACCTGTGCAGCCATTGCACCAGGTTCTCCTGTTTTTCTATACTTATGCTGAGctcaaaaacatgtatttttttaatttacttttgttgttttcctttttaaataataaaaaaaatcaactgttggattgttttgttatttttataaaagAACATATTGGTGAAAGACTCTTAGATTACAAAGTCATATAAAAACGCCTTAATACTATCTTCACAGATGTCAGGAGGGCTTCCAGTCAGTGTTCTCACTTCActcctttaaaatgtttcacaTGAGTTCATCCTCATCAGCGCTCTGCTTTAGAGGGGCTGAGTTAACTGTTAAAGACGCCACAAGGTGGCTCTGCTGGACCGTCAAACTCTGCTCTCTGGCTGCTTCTCTCTGAGAATGTGAAGCCATGGCTTTTCTCGCAGCCCACTCTTTCCTGTTTTCTGTATTGAACCTGGTTTTGCACAACAATTACATTGGTATGAGCAGTGAAGTGGACTCTGGAGGGTTACTGGGACAATGTTTCTGCAAGTCATAAATATAGCTCTCATTATAGTCAAATCTGAATATATCAAGCCAATGGGGGTCATTTTCATACAAATGTTATCACATTCCAAATCAAGACCAGTTCTTCATGATgaatacacaaacatgtaaataaacagacatttaaagtGTTCATCTAAGCAGCTGTAGGTTTGTTTTAGTGTGAGACAAGGGAAGAATACGAGAAGGAAGAGAACGTGTCTTGAGACACATGAGCTGCTTTTGTAAATTCCACCACACTGGTGTTGTACACATGATTTGGCAACAGCTTTTGGCTGGGACTTCCTGTTTGGGAAATAGGGGCCGGCACTCGTACTCGGTGTACAGGAATGTAACTTAAACAGAGTGAGTAATAGCACTCCCTGCAAACGCTCTAGTGACGTCTAACAGGCATGATTGTACAAGCTGCTCTCAACTGCTGTAGGAAAACTACAAACAAGGTGTGACCGGAAGTTGTCTTAAAGCCACAGTTGATCCTTTTGTTACTGAAGCCCGTCTGATGGTGACTCACACTGTTTAAGATGAAGAATcattgtcattttttaattgaatttttaaTCACTTAATCTAAGAATGACATCTATCAGGCTACATGTTGACAGTATTTGGTTATATGGAGAGATTTAAATTCTTTGATGAGAATATGAGAGTTTAGTAAAAAGCCCCATCAGCAAACTTCAAAAGTGCAAAGTGTGTCATCCAACAGGACCTCCTTACTCAGCCAAATAATTCACAATGCTGACAATCCACCCAAAAGTCTATCAGCCCTGCCCCGCTGACTCTTTCAGCATGTGGCCTGAGTTTACTTATTAACCTGGAACTTCCCAATAGCTGGCCAGCTGTGCGAGTGGGTGGAGCGATCTATGACAGTAAGTCTCCTTTTTTCGCAAGGAGCTGAGCGTGGATCAGGAAATTCCTAAATACTGGAGGAGTCAGATGTTTCCAAGTGTGACTCTGCAGAATTTGACTCACCTCGTACAAACCGCACAATACTGTACAAAGATGGACTGATACCAGGAAGTGGGAGTACACTGTCAGGTGTGCCATGTTTCTTCTTGCCCTTATCATttcaaaacttcacaaaaaagcTGGGGGAGTTAATGAGgctgaaaaaaaatcccacagTATCCACTCGAGTCCTGCTCTTACATGCACATATGAGTACACTTGTTTTACTCTATATAACTTGTTCCCTCCCTAAATGTTCAATTATGTAATGTGGTTAAAGCACATATTTGATATGCTCCATAACTACTTTACGTAAATGTCAACTTGTGTTTTGATACTTAATTGCTTTCTATCAAACTTACTATCAAATTCAATGCATTCTCAAAATCAGAGTACTGCCATAGGAGCCATAGGAATACTGGAATAGTCGTCCCAGCTCTGCTCATACGTAGCAAAATCCACTAACCAGCAGCTTTAGACCCCAACTCAAACAAAATGATGTAATAAGGGTCGGCTCATCTTTAGTTTGGTAGTGCAATTTATTCGCTTGTGAATAACATTTACTATTTCCTTGCGCCTCGCATTGTGATCTCCATGTCTCTTCTGAGAATATCAAACTAAGACCAGCAACAGGAAATGTCTTTGTAGTTGTCTATGCTTACTTGAAGCTTAAGGTAGTTTCATATTCAACCT from Notolabrus celidotus isolate fNotCel1 chromosome 11, fNotCel1.pri, whole genome shotgun sequence harbors:
- the ptpn1 gene encoding tyrosine-protein phosphatase non-receptor type 1, with protein sequence MEAEFREIDENGSWSAVYQDIRQQSCDLPCKVAKSPENKNRNRYRDVSPFDHSRICLQLGTNNYINASLITAEEAQRNYILTQGPLPNTCGHFWEMVWEQRTRGVVMLNRVIEKGSIKCAQYWPHREERDAIFEDTNFKLTLVSEDIKSYYTVRQLELENLCTQETREILHFHYTTWPDFGVPESPASFLNFLFKVRESGCLNSDQGPVVVHCSAGIGRSGTFCLVDTCLLLMSMRKDQSSVRIRDVLLEMRRHRMGLIQTADQLRFSYLAVIEGAKYIKGDTSLQESWKELSNEEDDPPEFTPPPPLPPPRDPLNGKVEPSFFPPNDEIIQQMDIRSLGSSQEKDLRKRNITTPHPPPDDASQLDGQVGTQDQTSKATTKPQQQLKSEDQEEPEAAEQPRERPPVPDTWSPLLTNVCLCTALALSAYVCYRAYFH